In Bradyrhizobium manausense, a single genomic region encodes these proteins:
- a CDS encoding multicopper oxidase family protein, with protein sequence MYISPKASLARQREAQKARDNRAEIVKALSQGQISRRDLFKWGIYSATGALALKNGLSPLARSAYAAVPTGAPRSYLYGQAKYSCMMPRLDVQRPIPLTRDPMTRNAIFPASYGERPAKRLSYHTDFTANPTDDQFRNLVSGRGPVEGRPPGEVFAHQRWDEFFPKAGYVMSLGSVSAGCRFHPAFTDQYSNSVWCYGAGRYVTGRMPPPLIKARYGEPILTRIYNNLPLVRGANEGFGINETQVHFHNAHNGAESDGAANVHHFPGTFYDYRWSTTLARRDKINTQATDRRASGPDGNGGLINVPGDFRELQGTLWFHDHRFFFTAENVYKGNYGAVNMYSGPDRGNEALADGVNLRLPSGSLLDWGNLDFDVNLIVSDAAMRQDGQLFFDIFNTDGFLGDVPLVNSAYAPYFEVLPRKYRFRILNASMSRFWKLGLVNSTGTAVPFQFIANDGNFVVNPITLTSLDHQGPAERYDIIVDFSRFRPGDRVTLVNMLQMRPDGRGPQRDLSLAQALAGDPLDPCIGGILQFNVVGSVNSVDMPGHVHSSTTPDRSVVPLTLTQQIPIVAPVRTRLVEFGRSGSGNSRNAAGQCTPDCSETASFPWTVRVNGQDSHSMNANRVSLLIPKPGEVEHWTYVNGGGGWDHPIHLHFEEGVTINRGTDPIPATEKLVRKDVWRLRTIGQRQVTFQVQFGEYGGSYVNHCHNTVHEDFAMLMRIQLLTGVPGSPQTAITPTPNPTPDGVVWTTPEILPEGDPRD encoded by the coding sequence ATGTATATCTCGCCCAAGGCATCGCTCGCGCGTCAACGCGAAGCGCAGAAGGCGCGTGACAATCGCGCAGAGATCGTGAAAGCCCTGTCGCAGGGACAGATCAGCCGGCGCGACCTCTTCAAATGGGGAATATACTCCGCCACCGGCGCGCTGGCACTCAAGAACGGCCTTAGCCCTCTTGCCCGAAGCGCATATGCCGCTGTCCCGACCGGGGCGCCCAGGAGCTATCTCTACGGTCAGGCGAAATACAGTTGCATGATGCCGCGGCTGGACGTTCAAAGGCCGATTCCGCTGACGCGCGACCCGATGACGCGCAATGCCATCTTTCCGGCAAGCTATGGCGAGCGCCCTGCAAAACGCCTCTCCTATCACACCGATTTCACGGCCAATCCGACCGATGATCAATTCCGGAATCTTGTGTCGGGGAGGGGGCCTGTCGAGGGGCGTCCCCCGGGAGAAGTCTTTGCGCATCAGCGCTGGGACGAATTCTTCCCGAAAGCCGGCTACGTCATGTCGCTGGGGTCGGTCTCGGCCGGCTGCCGTTTCCACCCCGCCTTTACCGACCAATATTCGAACAGCGTCTGGTGCTACGGCGCCGGTCGATATGTAACAGGAAGGATGCCGCCACCCCTTATCAAGGCGCGCTATGGCGAACCCATCCTGACCCGCATCTATAACAATCTCCCGTTGGTGCGCGGTGCCAATGAGGGTTTCGGCATCAATGAGACCCAGGTTCACTTTCACAACGCTCACAACGGCGCCGAGAGCGACGGGGCCGCGAATGTGCACCATTTCCCGGGCACGTTTTACGACTATCGCTGGAGCACGACACTTGCCCGCCGCGACAAGATCAACACGCAGGCGACGGACCGCAGGGCTTCCGGTCCTGACGGCAATGGCGGATTGATCAACGTTCCCGGCGATTTTCGCGAGCTGCAGGGGACACTATGGTTTCACGACCATCGCTTTTTTTTCACCGCAGAGAATGTCTACAAGGGCAATTACGGCGCCGTGAACATGTACAGCGGCCCGGATCGGGGAAACGAGGCGCTTGCCGACGGGGTCAACCTCCGCCTTCCCAGTGGCAGCCTGCTGGACTGGGGCAACCTCGACTTCGACGTCAACCTCATCGTGTCCGATGCGGCAATGCGTCAGGACGGGCAGCTGTTTTTCGATATCTTCAACACGGACGGCTTCCTCGGTGACGTCCCGCTCGTCAATTCGGCTTACGCACCGTATTTCGAGGTCCTGCCGCGCAAGTACCGGTTCCGCATTCTCAATGCCTCCATGTCGCGATTCTGGAAGTTGGGGCTCGTCAATTCGACGGGGACGGCGGTGCCTTTCCAGTTCATCGCGAACGACGGCAATTTCGTCGTGAACCCGATCACGCTGACGAGCCTTGATCATCAGGGGCCAGCCGAGCGCTACGATATCATCGTCGACTTTTCCAGGTTCAGGCCGGGTGATCGCGTGACCCTGGTGAACATGCTGCAGATGCGCCCTGACGGACGGGGACCGCAGCGCGACCTCTCGTTGGCGCAAGCGCTGGCCGGTGATCCGCTCGATCCCTGCATCGGAGGAATTTTACAGTTCAACGTCGTCGGCTCGGTGAACAGCGTGGATATGCCGGGCCATGTTCATTCCTCGACGACTCCGGATCGCAGCGTCGTTCCCCTGACGCTGACCCAGCAAATCCCGATTGTTGCACCCGTACGGACGCGGCTCGTCGAATTCGGCCGGTCAGGCAGTGGCAATTCCCGCAACGCTGCAGGTCAATGCACGCCTGATTGTTCAGAGACCGCATCGTTCCCATGGACCGTAAGGGTCAATGGACAGGACTCGCATTCAATGAACGCGAACCGAGTCTCGCTGCTGATCCCGAAGCCCGGGGAGGTCGAACACTGGACTTATGTCAATGGCGGTGGCGGCTGGGACCATCCGATCCACCTCCATTTCGAAGAGGGCGTGACTATCAATCGCGGCACCGACCCAATTCCCGCAACCGAAAAGCTCGTCAGGAAGGACGTCTGGCGACTACGGACCATCGGCCAGCGGCAGGTCACGTTCCAGGTCCAGTTCGGAGAGTATGGCGGGTCATACGTCAATCATTGCCACAACACGGTGCATGAAGATTTTGCGATGCTCATGCGCATTCAACTTCTCACGGGCGTGCCCGGCTCACCCCAGACAGCAATCACGCCCACACCGAATCCGACGCCGGATGGTGTCGTCTGGACAACTCCGGAGATACTGCCCGAGGGGGATCCGAGAGACTAA
- a CDS encoding TAXI family TRAP transporter solute-binding subunit, protein MNSMSNPRALLFAALTPAILILASADVCAQSAKREAAPAVRGISAHSDEKEKMNAWTVGLAGGLIEGAPLRLAAEMARVVDDGPNLHVLPIVTRGATENVNALLYLRGVDTAIINSDALEEYSIQVPEIRRRITYVLNLFPSELHVFVRPEIESLQDLAGKKVNFNSQGTAAAYSGPLIFSRLGINAEKTFIPHQLALEQMRKGEIAAVVFITSKPVDAFVKGRWEPGFKFLPVKYESKFEDYYLPAVLEAGEYPALIKQGERVSTIAVPTALVAFNWPPKTDRYDRVARFVDMLFSRIDRLQVPGFDPKWKSINLAATVPGLTRFPAAQEWLNREARSPRASR, encoded by the coding sequence ATGAACAGCATGTCAAATCCGCGCGCGCTGCTATTCGCCGCGCTGACGCCCGCCATCCTGATCCTTGCATCGGCAGATGTGTGCGCGCAGTCCGCCAAACGTGAGGCCGCTCCGGCCGTCCGCGGCATCTCCGCGCATTCCGATGAAAAGGAAAAGATGAACGCCTGGACCGTCGGACTTGCCGGCGGCCTGATCGAAGGTGCTCCCCTCCGCCTCGCAGCGGAGATGGCGCGCGTCGTCGATGACGGTCCCAACCTGCATGTTCTGCCGATCGTCACCCGGGGGGCCACCGAAAACGTAAACGCGCTGCTGTACTTGCGTGGCGTCGATACGGCAATCATCAATTCCGACGCGCTCGAAGAGTACTCGATTCAGGTCCCGGAGATCCGGCGCCGGATCACATATGTGCTCAATCTGTTCCCGTCAGAGCTGCATGTCTTTGTCCGTCCCGAGATCGAGAGCCTGCAGGACCTCGCCGGCAAGAAGGTCAATTTCAACAGTCAGGGCACGGCCGCGGCATATTCGGGACCGCTGATCTTCAGCCGTCTCGGCATCAATGCAGAAAAAACCTTCATCCCGCATCAGCTCGCGCTCGAACAGATGCGAAAAGGCGAAATCGCCGCTGTCGTCTTCATCACGTCGAAGCCTGTTGATGCCTTCGTGAAGGGACGCTGGGAACCCGGCTTCAAGTTCCTTCCGGTAAAATACGAAAGCAAATTCGAGGACTACTATCTTCCAGCGGTGCTGGAGGCGGGCGAATACCCTGCCCTGATCAAACAAGGCGAGCGTGTCTCGACGATAGCGGTGCCGACTGCGCTCGTCGCGTTTAACTGGCCTCCGAAAACCGACCGTTACGATCGTGTTGCCCGCTTCGTCGACATGCTGTTTTCGCGCATCGATAGACTGCAGGTGCCGGGGTTCGACCCGAAATGGAAGTCGATCAATCTGGCTGCGACGGTTCCGGGCCTCACCCGCTTTCCGGCGGCACAGGAGTGGCTGAATCGTGAGGCGCGTTCACCGCGGGCATCGCGATGA
- a CDS encoding trehalose-6-phosphate synthase codes for MNLVVVSNRVARGKPNEPMTGGLAAALLPVVEHSGAIWVGSSGRVRDGHQKEPFAEIEALGTGAIATLDLPAAHYGGYYEGFANSALWPALHSRSDLIRVSRDDYVSYREVNAFMARALLRFRKARTAFWVQDYHFLALGAELRDLGVDDPIGFFLHTPWPVAAVMQGVPNHRELINAMLAYDLLGFQTEEDCQNFLSYAGGELGLIVEDGAVLSHHGRTRCEVFPIGIDAEKFAAYAAKSASHPDVSRLRRSLNGERLAIGVDRLDYSKGLVNRISAFDRLWTDQPQFARSISLLQIANPSRGGIEAYGNLQNEVARLVTDVNGRHGEVDWTPIRYLNKGFSQAVLAGLYRTAQVGVVTPLHDGMNLVAKEYVAAQNPADPGVLVLSKFAGAANELETALLVNPHDIDGMARAIAVAAAMPLTERKMRWDAMMKKLRGHTIQQWSSDFVAELEKCRTEKVAAAPLAAQPPQALRWLKSAISGVRLI; via the coding sequence GTGAACTTGGTTGTCGTTTCAAATCGGGTTGCCCGCGGTAAGCCCAACGAACCCATGACGGGCGGCCTCGCAGCGGCATTGCTTCCCGTCGTGGAGCATTCGGGTGCCATCTGGGTGGGTTCCTCCGGCCGCGTGCGTGACGGCCATCAGAAGGAACCTTTCGCTGAAATCGAGGCGCTCGGAACCGGCGCGATTGCGACGCTGGATCTGCCGGCGGCGCATTACGGCGGCTACTATGAAGGTTTTGCCAATTCGGCACTGTGGCCGGCGCTGCATTCGCGCAGCGATCTGATTCGCGTCTCGCGCGATGACTATGTCAGCTATCGCGAGGTCAACGCCTTCATGGCGCGCGCCTTGCTCCGCTTCAGAAAGGCCAGGACAGCGTTCTGGGTGCAGGACTATCATTTCCTCGCGCTCGGCGCGGAGCTGCGTGATCTCGGCGTCGACGATCCCATCGGCTTCTTCCTGCATACGCCGTGGCCGGTCGCCGCGGTGATGCAGGGCGTGCCCAATCATCGCGAGTTGATCAATGCGATGCTGGCCTATGATCTGCTCGGTTTCCAGACCGAGGAGGATTGCCAGAATTTCCTCTCCTATGCCGGCGGCGAACTCGGTCTCATCGTCGAGGATGGCGCCGTGCTCTCGCATCACGGACGCACACGCTGCGAAGTGTTTCCGATCGGCATCGACGCGGAGAAGTTCGCAGCCTATGCCGCGAAGTCGGCGTCACACCCGGATGTCTCGCGCCTGCGCCGCAGCCTCAATGGCGAGCGGCTCGCGATCGGCGTCGATCGGCTCGACTATTCCAAGGGTCTGGTCAACCGCATCAGCGCGTTCGATCGGCTCTGGACCGACCAGCCGCAGTTTGCGCGCAGCATCTCTCTGCTTCAGATCGCCAACCCGTCGCGCGGCGGCATCGAGGCCTATGGCAATCTTCAGAACGAGGTCGCGCGCCTCGTCACCGACGTCAACGGCCGCCATGGCGAGGTCGATTGGACGCCGATCCGCTATCTCAACAAGGGGTTCAGCCAGGCGGTGCTCGCTGGCCTCTATCGCACCGCGCAGGTCGGCGTGGTGACGCCGCTGCATGACGGGATGAACCTTGTCGCCAAGGAATATGTCGCCGCGCAAAATCCGGCGGATCCCGGCGTGCTGGTGCTGTCGAAATTCGCCGGCGCCGCCAACGAACTCGAGACCGCGCTGCTGGTCAATCCGCATGACATCGACGGCATGGCGCGAGCGATCGCAGTTGCCGCCGCGATGCCGCTCACCGAGCGGAAGATGCGGTGGGACGCGATGATGAAGAAGCTGCGCGGCCACACTATCCAGCAATGGTCGTCGGATTTCGTCGCCGAGCTGGAGAAGTGCCGCACCGAGAAGGTCGCGGCAGCCCCGCTCGCCGCCCAGCCGCCGCAGGCTCTGCGCTGGCTGAAATCGGCGATCTCCGGTGTGCGGTTGATCTAA
- the otsB gene encoding trehalose-phosphatase — MKSEVAELDQKRPMADDEAPDAVPVPHALVPHLNETAILLDIDGTLLDLMPTPREVWVPPGLSETLNRLTERTSGALAMVSGRSLNDIDLIFAPDVFRAVAGHGAEMRLSVDSEADDVQAPPMDKELKRRLAAIAKLSPGILLEDKGYSLALHYRLAPHAEKAIYEAVSLIRADLPNAPIEVLPGKFVCEIKHSGFTKATGVRELMKHEPFRGRRPIFIGDDVTDETVFAIMPDMNGLSFSVGRRAIGVNGHFDAPTDVRAFLARLLDDTRLE; from the coding sequence ATGAAATCGGAAGTCGCTGAACTGGATCAGAAGCGTCCCATGGCAGATGATGAAGCGCCCGATGCGGTGCCTGTGCCGCACGCACTCGTCCCGCATCTCAATGAGACCGCGATCCTGCTCGATATCGACGGCACGCTGCTCGACCTGATGCCGACGCCGCGCGAGGTATGGGTGCCGCCGGGCCTGTCGGAGACGCTGAACCGTCTAACCGAGCGTACCTCGGGCGCGCTGGCCATGGTCAGCGGCCGTTCGCTCAATGACATCGACCTGATCTTTGCGCCCGACGTGTTTCGCGCCGTCGCCGGTCACGGCGCGGAGATGCGGCTGTCGGTCGACAGCGAAGCCGACGACGTGCAGGCGCCGCCGATGGACAAGGAGCTGAAGCGCCGGCTGGCCGCGATCGCAAAGCTCAGTCCCGGCATTTTGCTCGAGGACAAGGGCTATTCGCTGGCGCTGCATTATCGTCTCGCGCCGCATGCGGAGAAGGCGATCTATGAAGCCGTCTCGCTGATCCGGGCTGATCTGCCCAATGCGCCGATCGAGGTGCTGCCCGGCAAGTTCGTTTGCGAGATCAAGCATTCCGGTTTCACCAAGGCGACCGGGGTGCGCGAGCTGATGAAGCACGAGCCCTTCAGGGGACGCCGCCCGATCTTCATCGGCGACGACGTCACTGATGAAACCGTGTTCGCGATCATGCCCGACATGAACGGGCTCTCCTTCTCCGTTGGTCGCCGCGCTATCGGCGTCAACGGTCACTTCGACGCGCCCACCGACGTGCGTGCGTTCCTTGCCCGTCTGCTCGACGACACAAGGTTGGAATAA
- a CDS encoding MFS transporter, translating to MELQQSPALIDGPAISAVAATGRIVETSIPARLDALPWSGFHTRVVLALGITWILDGLEVTLAGALSGALKQSPTLHFSNLDLGIANSAYLAGAVLGALGFGWLTDRIGRKKLFFITLALYLSATAATALSWDIASYALFRALTGAGIGGEYTAINSTIQELVPARYRGWTDLVINGSFWIGAAMGAVAAIVLLDPAVIGPDLGWRLAYLIGATIGLVVLLMRMWIPESPRWLMIHGRPDQAHAIVDDIERSVIGHDQHASDAGFAKMRLKMRDHTPIREVMQTLFGTYRQRALVGLVLMVAQAFFYNAIFFTFALVLTDFYGISADHVGWYLLPFAAGNFLGPLLLGRLFDTLGRRVMIMFTYGVSGLLLALSGYLFAIGALSAQGQTIAWMVIFFFASPAASAAYLTVSETFPLEVRALAIAVFYAVGTGIGGVVGPALFGVLIDTGSRSSVFAGYLLGAFLMVAAAIVAWRYAISAERKSLEQIARPLASME from the coding sequence ATGGAATTGCAGCAGAGCCCAGCGCTGATTGATGGACCTGCGATCTCGGCGGTAGCCGCGACCGGTCGCATCGTCGAGACCAGCATTCCCGCACGGCTCGATGCCCTGCCCTGGAGCGGCTTTCACACCCGCGTCGTGCTGGCGCTTGGAATCACCTGGATTCTCGACGGGCTCGAGGTGACGCTTGCCGGCGCGCTCTCGGGTGCGCTGAAGCAGAGCCCAACGCTGCACTTCTCCAATCTCGATCTCGGCATCGCCAACTCCGCCTACCTTGCAGGCGCCGTGCTTGGTGCACTCGGATTCGGTTGGCTGACCGATCGCATCGGCCGCAAGAAGTTGTTCTTCATCACACTCGCACTCTATCTCTCCGCCACGGCTGCGACCGCGCTGTCCTGGGATATTGCGAGCTACGCGCTGTTTCGCGCCCTGACTGGCGCCGGCATTGGTGGCGAATACACCGCAATCAACTCGACCATCCAGGAATTGGTGCCCGCACGCTATCGCGGCTGGACTGATCTGGTCATCAACGGCAGCTTCTGGATCGGAGCGGCGATGGGCGCAGTCGCGGCCATCGTGCTGCTCGACCCGGCGGTGATTGGTCCGGATCTCGGCTGGCGCCTTGCCTATCTGATCGGCGCAACCATCGGCCTCGTCGTGCTGTTGATGCGGATGTGGATTCCGGAAAGCCCGCGCTGGCTGATGATCCACGGTCGCCCCGATCAGGCACACGCGATCGTCGACGACATCGAGCGCTCTGTGATCGGACACGATCAGCACGCGAGCGACGCCGGCTTCGCCAAGATGCGTCTGAAGATGCGCGATCACACCCCGATCCGCGAAGTCATGCAGACGCTATTCGGGACCTATCGCCAGCGCGCGCTGGTCGGTTTGGTGCTGATGGTCGCTCAGGCCTTCTTCTACAACGCGATCTTCTTCACCTTCGCGCTGGTGCTGACCGATTTCTACGGTATCAGCGCCGATCACGTCGGCTGGTACCTGTTGCCGTTCGCCGCCGGAAACTTCCTCGGTCCGCTGCTGCTCGGTCGCCTGTTCGACACGCTTGGCCGCCGCGTCATGATCATGTTTACCTATGGAGTCTCGGGCCTGCTGCTGGCGTTGTCGGGCTACCTGTTCGCGATCGGCGCGTTGAGCGCGCAGGGGCAGACCATTGCCTGGATGGTGATCTTCTTCTTTGCCTCGCCGGCGGCGAGCGCGGCCTATCTCACTGTCAGCGAAACCTTTCCGCTCGAAGTTCGCGCGCTGGCGATTGCGGTATTCTACGCGGTGGGCACCGGTATCGGCGGGGTGGTGGGACCCGCTCTGTTCGGCGTGTTGATCGATACGGGATCACGCAGCAGCGTGTTCGCCGGCTATTTGCTGGGGGCATTCCTGATGGTCGCGGCTGCGATCGTGGCATGGCGCTACGCCATCTCCGCGGAACGCAAATCGCTCGAACAAATCGCGCGGCCGCTCGCTTCTATGGAGTAG
- a CDS encoding DUF3175 domain-containing protein: MAHVRKTTHSRKTAARKKTSVRRSTAHKSTKRAAPKRWSQRVTKESDALDLKRGVFTLTSPKKIAASLKRSAEHSARRKTGAYRSALSMLTFYINRAGKTLPKTQRTRLEKAKVELKRAFGRE, encoded by the coding sequence ATGGCTCATGTCAGAAAGACGACACATTCGCGCAAAACTGCAGCACGCAAGAAGACCAGCGTGCGGCGCTCAACCGCGCACAAGAGCACAAAGCGCGCCGCGCCAAAGCGCTGGTCGCAGCGCGTGACGAAGGAGAGCGATGCACTCGACCTCAAGCGCGGCGTGTTCACGCTCACGAGCCCGAAGAAGATCGCAGCCTCGCTGAAGCGTTCGGCCGAGCACAGTGCGCGCCGCAAGACCGGCGCCTATCGCTCCGCGTTATCGATGCTGACGTTCTACATCAACCGCGCCGGCAAGACCTTGCCGAAGACGCAGCGCACGCGGCTGGAAAAGGCGAAGGTGGAACTGAAGCGGGCGTTCGGACGGGAATGA
- a CDS encoding methyl-accepting chemotaxis protein encodes MSVKSKPSSSKLVTLRFRAKIILGFVAVLAILAVSMAFAYFGFERIAGAVASYRTSVAEANLALTIDRDLISYQGLTRAYTLTGAADDETAAKAAEENLKAAIAKSMSATSGAARREEIGKLETEFQRFAKVFGEIIALTRENNKIATDELNSDGNKIRFKFDDLADTAALAGLGSVQTTAKDITSQYLAVSTSVGAFIAKPEPKTADGVLARIKFLETLLVSIYANDQKITDRVAEIGNLLKQYRASFAKLSENVKVIVKSNTEMTRTAASILKLSGELRSELSADQQRIETSANATIAETERLILMLALGGLAIGAVLALMLGNGISRPMIAMCKAMRELASGNFDVVLPGLGRKDEIGEMASAVEEFKVQAVAKAERDAAASEAQNKEQAASRRGELIRFADDFESAVGAIVSNVSASAVQLESSASTLTRTAETTQTLSSQVAGVSEQASSNMQSVAIATEELSASVEEIGRQVRDSNRIAEAAVVQAKETDGRIGKLSHAAQQIGDVVKLITAIAEQTNLLALNATIEAARAGEAGRGFAVVASEVKSLASQTAKATDEISSHIAGMQGATAESVAAIKEIGATIGQISSISTSIASAVEQQGAATQEIARSVQTVAQGTQAAATDIGQVNRGAAETGSASGEVLNSAKTLSSESTRLRAELDRFMANIRAA; translated from the coding sequence ATGTCCGTCAAGTCGAAGCCGAGCTCGTCGAAGCTCGTCACTTTGCGTTTTCGCGCAAAAATCATCCTCGGCTTCGTGGCGGTGCTGGCCATTCTCGCCGTCAGCATGGCGTTCGCCTATTTCGGTTTCGAGCGAATCGCGGGAGCCGTTGCCTCCTACCGGACCAGCGTGGCCGAAGCGAACCTGGCGCTGACCATCGATCGCGATTTGATCAGCTATCAGGGGCTGACCCGGGCCTACACGCTGACAGGCGCGGCGGACGATGAAACCGCGGCCAAGGCGGCTGAAGAAAATCTGAAGGCGGCGATCGCCAAGTCGATGTCGGCCACGTCAGGCGCAGCGCGCCGCGAGGAGATCGGCAAGCTCGAAACCGAATTCCAGCGCTTCGCAAAGGTGTTCGGTGAGATCATCGCGCTGACCCGCGAGAACAACAAGATCGCGACCGACGAGCTCAACAGCGATGGCAACAAGATCCGTTTCAAGTTCGACGACCTCGCCGATACTGCGGCGTTGGCCGGCCTCGGCTCGGTACAGACCACGGCGAAGGACATCACCTCGCAATATCTCGCGGTCTCCACCTCGGTCGGCGCCTTCATCGCCAAGCCGGAGCCGAAGACTGCCGACGGCGTGCTCGCCCGCATCAAGTTTCTGGAGACATTGCTGGTCTCGATCTACGCCAACGACCAGAAGATCACCGACCGTGTCGCCGAGATCGGCAATCTGCTGAAGCAGTACCGCGCGTCCTTTGCCAAGCTGTCGGAGAATGTGAAGGTCATCGTCAAGTCGAATACCGAAATGACCAGGACGGCGGCGTCCATCCTCAAGCTCTCGGGCGAGTTGCGGTCGGAGCTGTCGGCCGATCAGCAGCGCATCGAGACGAGCGCGAATGCGACGATTGCGGAAACCGAGCGGCTGATCCTGATGCTGGCGCTGGGCGGTCTTGCCATCGGCGCGGTACTGGCCCTGATGCTCGGCAACGGCATCTCGCGGCCGATGATCGCGATGTGCAAGGCGATGCGCGAGCTGGCTTCGGGCAATTTCGACGTCGTGCTGCCGGGCCTCGGCCGCAAGGACGAGATCGGCGAGATGGCCAGCGCGGTCGAGGAGTTCAAGGTTCAGGCGGTGGCCAAGGCCGAGCGTGACGCCGCCGCCAGCGAAGCCCAGAACAAGGAGCAGGCAGCAAGCCGCCGCGGCGAGCTGATCCGCTTTGCCGATGATTTCGAAAGCGCCGTGGGGGCCATCGTGTCCAACGTCTCGGCCTCTGCCGTCCAGCTTGAATCGTCGGCGTCTACGCTGACCCGCACCGCCGAGACCACGCAGACGCTGTCGAGCCAGGTCGCGGGGGTCTCCGAGCAGGCCTCGAGCAACATGCAGTCGGTCGCGATCGCGACCGAAGAGCTGTCGGCTTCGGTCGAGGAGATCGGTCGCCAGGTCCGCGACTCCAACCGGATCGCCGAAGCCGCCGTGGTGCAGGCCAAGGAAACCGACGGGCGCATCGGCAAGCTCTCGCATGCCGCCCAGCAGATCGGCGATGTCGTCAAGCTGATCACGGCGATTGCCGAGCAGACCAACCTGTTGGCGCTGAACGCCACCATCGAAGCGGCCCGCGCCGGTGAAGCCGGTCGCGGCTTTGCGGTGGTCGCGAGCGAGGTGAAGTCGCTGGCGAGCCAGACGGCGAAGGCCACTGACGAGATTTCGTCGCATATTGCGGGCATGCAGGGTGCAACCGCAGAGTCGGTTGCCGCGATCAAGGAGATCGGGGCGACCATCGGCCAGATCTCGTCGATCTCGACCTCGATTGCGAGCGCCGTCGAGCAGCAGGGCGCCGCGACTCAGGAGATCGCCCGCAGCGTTCAGACCGTCGCCCAGGGTACGCAGGCGGCTGCGACCGATATCGGCCAGGTCAACCGTGGCGCCGCCGAAACCGGCTCGGCCTCGGGAGAAGTGCTGAACTCAGCGAAGACGTTGTCATCCGAAAGCACCCGTCTGCGCGCTGAGCTCGATCGCTTCATGGCGAATATCCGGGCGGCGTAA